Proteins encoded by one window of Microbacterium testaceum:
- a CDS encoding hemolysin family protein, with translation MDYVMLGVGLVLTVGTGLFVASEFALVNLDRADLESRRAAGETRLSLTIDALRITSTHLSSAQLGITLTTLLTGYTMEPAISNLLRPVFQSWGLPEALTVSVAAVIGVGFATVLSMILGELVPKNFALAIPRQTAKLVMPFQVAFTAVFKPAIVVLNGSANGVLRAMGVEPKEELSGARSAEELSSLVKRSASAGMLEKDTASLLDRSLTFARLSAADVMTPRPSVHALAAGDPADDVVQLARRTGHSRFPVYGESMDDIVGVVHLKAAIGVPREKRGDVPVAALSTEPLRVPETVHLDALVSELRSRGYQMAIVIDEYGGTAGVVTLEDLVEEIVGEVLDEHDRSRAGVVRSAASVTFPGDLRPDEALDRAGVRVPEGEVYDTVGGYIMAALERIPVVGDTVDLEDGRLAVQRMDGRRVDRVQFTPTPVEQDVDELVRAAKGGDQR, from the coding sequence ATGGATTACGTCATGCTGGGCGTGGGGCTCGTGCTCACCGTGGGAACCGGACTCTTCGTCGCGAGCGAGTTCGCCCTCGTCAACCTCGACCGTGCCGACCTCGAATCCCGTCGCGCCGCGGGTGAGACCCGTCTGTCGCTGACCATCGATGCGCTGCGCATCACCTCGACGCACCTGTCGAGCGCGCAGCTGGGCATCACGCTCACGACGCTGCTCACCGGTTACACGATGGAACCGGCGATCTCGAACCTGCTCCGGCCGGTCTTCCAGTCGTGGGGGCTCCCCGAGGCGCTCACCGTCTCGGTGGCCGCCGTGATCGGCGTCGGCTTCGCGACCGTGCTCTCGATGATCCTCGGCGAGCTCGTCCCCAAGAACTTCGCGCTGGCCATCCCGCGCCAGACGGCCAAGCTCGTCATGCCGTTCCAGGTCGCCTTCACCGCGGTGTTCAAGCCCGCGATCGTCGTGCTCAACGGCAGCGCCAACGGCGTGCTGCGCGCGATGGGCGTCGAACCCAAAGAGGAGCTGTCGGGAGCCCGGTCCGCCGAGGAGCTGTCGAGCCTCGTGAAGCGATCGGCCAGCGCCGGCATGCTCGAGAAGGACACGGCCTCGCTGCTGGACCGCAGCCTCACCTTCGCGCGCCTTAGCGCCGCCGACGTCATGACCCCGCGCCCGAGCGTGCACGCGCTCGCCGCGGGCGACCCCGCCGACGACGTGGTGCAGCTCGCCCGCCGCACCGGGCACAGCCGCTTCCCCGTGTACGGGGAGTCGATGGACGACATCGTCGGCGTCGTGCACCTCAAGGCCGCGATCGGCGTGCCGCGGGAGAAGCGGGGCGACGTGCCGGTGGCGGCGTTGTCGACCGAGCCCTTGCGCGTGCCCGAGACCGTGCACCTCGACGCGCTCGTCTCCGAGTTGCGTTCGCGCGGCTACCAGATGGCGATCGTCATCGACGAGTACGGCGGAACCGCCGGCGTCGTGACGCTCGAGGACCTCGTGGAAGAGATCGTGGGCGAGGTGCTCGACGAGCACGACCGCTCGCGCGCCGGCGTCGTGCGCTCGGCGGCGTCCGTCACGTTCCCCGGGGACCTTCGGCCCGACGAGGCCCTCGACCGCGCCGGCGTGCGCGTGCCCGAGGGAGAGGTCTACGACACGGTGGGCGGCTACATCATGGCGGCGCTCGAACGCATCCCCGTCGTCGGCGACACCGTCGATCTCGAAGACGGCAGACTCGCCGTGCAGCGCATGGACGGCCGTCGCGTCGACCGCGTGCAGTTCACGCCGACCCCGGTCGAACAGGACGTCGACGAACTGGTGCGCGCGGCGAAGGGCGGTGACCAGCGATGA
- a CDS encoding glycoside hydrolase family 76 protein, whose translation MDADTPAQHRAAAAERAVLERYLHRYGPVAWAHASVADARSARTWHYWWHAHLIHVLADAERNRPDPRRRRLLRRLGRGVTLRTIGRWTTPFYDDIAWMGLGLFTSRANPRAFRKIAGRLHEAIDPGVGALPWSVGSALYNAPANAPGAMVLALTGHRTEAERLADWMASTLDDDSTGLVRDGIEHDAVRPDLWTYNQGATIGLELLLGESAIDETDAAWRHVRRARELVHAVERWCADDEGLFPAAGGGDGGLFAGILARYLADAAAELSESEDAEGDAAAHAARRLVERNADALWEGRRDGLFPADPRRAAVADGDDLDLSVQLGAWITFEAAATLDRLLTS comes from the coding sequence ATGGATGCCGACACCCCGGCGCAGCACCGCGCCGCCGCCGCGGAACGAGCGGTGCTCGAGCGCTACCTCCACCGCTACGGACCGGTCGCCTGGGCGCACGCCTCCGTCGCCGACGCCCGCAGCGCCCGGACCTGGCACTACTGGTGGCACGCCCACCTGATCCACGTGCTCGCCGACGCCGAGCGCAACCGCCCCGACCCGCGACGCCGCCGACTCCTGCGCCGATTGGGCCGCGGCGTGACGCTGCGCACCATCGGGCGCTGGACGACGCCGTTCTACGACGACATCGCCTGGATGGGACTGGGCCTGTTCACCAGCCGCGCGAACCCCCGCGCGTTCCGCAAGATCGCCGGGCGCCTGCACGAGGCGATCGACCCCGGTGTCGGCGCCCTCCCGTGGAGCGTCGGCAGCGCGCTGTACAACGCGCCCGCGAACGCCCCGGGGGCGATGGTGCTGGCCTTGACCGGTCACCGCACCGAGGCGGAGCGGCTCGCCGACTGGATGGCATCCACCCTCGACGACGACAGCACCGGTCTCGTCCGCGACGGCATCGAGCACGACGCGGTGCGGCCCGACCTGTGGACCTACAACCAGGGCGCGACGATCGGCCTCGAGCTGCTGCTGGGCGAGTCGGCGATCGACGAGACCGACGCCGCCTGGAGGCACGTGCGCCGGGCGCGCGAACTCGTGCACGCGGTCGAGCGATGGTGCGCCGACGACGAGGGGCTCTTCCCCGCGGCCGGAGGCGGCGACGGGGGCCTGTTCGCCGGCATCCTGGCCCGCTATCTCGCCGACGCGGCCGCCGAGCTGTCCGAGAGCGAAGACGCCGAGGGCGACGCCGCGGCGCACGCGGCCCGGCGACTGGTCGAGCGCAACGCCGACGCCCTGTGGGAGGGCCGCCGCGACGGGCTGTTCCCGGCCGACCCGCGCCGCGCGGCCGTCGCCGACGGCGACGACCTGGACCTCTCGGTGCAGCTGGGCGCCTGGATCACATTTGAAGCCGCCGCCACCCTCGACCGCCTGCTCACCAGCTGA
- a CDS encoding GuaB1 family IMP dehydrogenase-related protein: protein MEFSGAQPDVDLTYSDVFLVPRHSEVRSRLDVDLAPADGSGATIPLVSANMNSVTGTRLAATLARRGGLGVLPQDMALEDLVEAVSWVKAQPTAWDTPLILPPEATVADARRILPAVPGRGIVVAVAREDGVVDVSAVRGIVSAGRLATALPDATLGDIARRDAAALDAADVHDPREVFARIEAAGVDIVPVVDGDRLVGTLSARSALRASVYRPGVDARGRLIVAAAVGVNGDVAAKARALADAGVDVLVVDTAHGHQAQMLRALGAVAALDLGIPIAAGNVVTADGVADLTDAGATILKVGVGPGAMCTTRMMTAVGRPQFSAVRETAEAARSVGAHVWADGGVRYPRDVALALAAGAASVMVGSWFAGTIEAPGELQTDAGGRIYKESWGMASTKAVQGRFGALDPFERARKELFAEGISSSRIYLDPQRPGLEDLLDMITSGVRSSFTYAGAATVAEFHERARVGLQSAAGYDEGKALPVSW from the coding sequence ATGGAGTTCTCCGGCGCGCAGCCCGATGTCGACCTGACGTACTCGGACGTGTTCCTCGTCCCCCGCCATTCCGAGGTGCGGAGCCGCCTCGACGTGGACCTCGCCCCCGCCGACGGCAGCGGGGCGACGATCCCGCTCGTCTCGGCGAACATGAACTCGGTCACGGGCACGCGGCTCGCGGCGACCCTGGCGCGTCGAGGCGGCCTCGGCGTGTTGCCGCAGGACATGGCGCTGGAAGATCTGGTCGAGGCCGTGTCGTGGGTCAAGGCCCAGCCGACGGCGTGGGACACGCCCCTCATCCTCCCGCCCGAGGCCACCGTCGCCGACGCCCGCCGCATCCTCCCGGCGGTGCCCGGTCGGGGCATCGTCGTGGCCGTCGCTCGTGAGGACGGGGTGGTGGACGTGTCCGCGGTGCGGGGCATCGTGTCCGCGGGGCGCCTCGCCACGGCCCTTCCCGACGCCACGCTGGGTGACATCGCTCGTCGGGACGCCGCTGCACTCGACGCGGCGGACGTGCACGACCCGCGCGAGGTGTTCGCACGGATCGAGGCCGCGGGCGTCGACATCGTGCCGGTGGTCGACGGCGACCGGCTGGTCGGCACCCTTTCCGCACGCAGCGCGTTGCGCGCCTCCGTCTACCGCCCGGGCGTCGACGCCCGGGGGCGCCTCATCGTCGCCGCGGCCGTCGGGGTGAACGGCGACGTCGCCGCCAAGGCGCGCGCCCTCGCGGACGCCGGGGTGGACGTCCTCGTCGTCGACACCGCTCACGGCCACCAGGCCCAGATGCTCCGGGCGCTGGGCGCGGTGGCGGCCCTCGATCTCGGCATCCCGATCGCCGCCGGCAACGTGGTGACCGCGGACGGCGTCGCCGACCTGACCGACGCCGGGGCGACGATCCTCAAGGTGGGCGTGGGACCGGGCGCGATGTGCACGACCCGCATGATGACCGCGGTTGGGCGGCCCCAGTTCTCGGCGGTGCGCGAGACCGCCGAAGCCGCACGGTCGGTGGGGGCGCACGTGTGGGCGGACGGCGGCGTGCGCTATCCCCGCGACGTGGCCCTCGCACTCGCCGCGGGTGCGGCATCGGTCATGGTCGGCTCGTGGTTTGCCGGGACCATCGAGGCGCCGGGAGAGCTGCAGACCGACGCCGGAGGGCGCATCTACAAGGAGTCGTGGGGCATGGCCTCGACGAAGGCGGTGCAGGGACGGTTCGGTGCGCTCGACCCGTTCGAGCGGGCGCGCAAGGAGCTGTTCGCCGAGGGCATCTCGTCGTCGCGCATCTACCTCGACCCGCAGCGACCGGGTCTGGAGGACCTGCTCGACATGATCACCTCGGGCGTGCGCTCGTCGTTCACGTACGCCGGAGCGGCCACCGTCGCCGAGTTCCACGAGCGCGCCCGCGTCGGCTTGCAGTCGGCCGCCGGGTACGACGAGGGCAAGGCGCTCCCCGTCAGCTGGTGA
- a CDS encoding multifunctional oxoglutarate decarboxylase/oxoglutarate dehydrogenase thiamine pyrophosphate-binding subunit/dihydrolipoyllysine-residue succinyltransferase subunit yields the protein MSSQVTGVGTSSEGEFGANEWLVDELYEQFKVDKHSVDKAWWPILEAYHPVVDGSSAAAPPPSAPQAPAASEPKPVTAPIPVVGQAPVARTTAKPAKPQPIPAQAPSVVPSAAGESTEEDRVTVLKGMPKALASNMDDSLTVPTATSVRTIPAKLMIDNRIVINNHMSRTRGGKVSFTHLIGWALIQALKEFPSQNVYYAEIDGKPSVVAPAHVNLGIAIDMPKPDGSRALLVPSIKRADTLTFGEFLASYEDLVRRARTNKLTPADFQGTTVSLTNPGGIGTVHSVPRLMRGQGAIIGAGALDYPAEFMGASEKTLNELAIGKTITLTSTYDHRVIQGAGSGEFLKKVHELLIGQRGFYDDIFAALRIPYAPIHWAADISVDISERIDKSARVQELINSFRVRGHLMADIDPLEYVQRTHPDLEIESHGLTFWDLDREFVTGGLGNKRVAKLRDILGVLRDSYCRTMGVEYMHIQDPAQRQWFQSNLEVKYTKPGHDEQLRILSKLNQAEAFETFLQTKYVGQKRFSLEGGESLIPLLDQILQGAASAGLDGAAIGMAHRGRLNVLTNIAGKTYGHVFREFEGAVAIGSKRGSGDVKYHLGTEGTFVGDAGDELPVYLAANPSHLETVDGVLEGIVRAKQDRKPIGTFSWLPILVHGDAAFAGQGVVVETLQMSQLRGYRTGGTIHVVVNNQVGFTTTPTDARTSVYATDVAKTIQAPILHVNGDDPEAVVRAAELAFMYREEFHRDIVIDLVCYRRRGHNEGDDPSMTQPLMTNLIEAKRSVRRLYTESLVGRGDITEDEYEQAKQDFQNRLEVAFADTHEAETGANPVVTIDAAEEPAVGAPETTGVSREVVQHIGDAFVNKPDGFTVHTKLQQLLEKRHDMSRNGNIDWAFGELLAFGSVLMEGTPVRLAGQDSRRGTFVQRHSVLHDRDNGQEWLPLANLSENQGRFWVYDSLLSEYAAMAFEYGYSVERSDALVLWEAQFGDFANGAQSVIDEFISSADQKWAQQSSVVLLLPHGYEGQGPDHSSARIERYLQMCAQDNMIVARPSTPASYFHLLRRQAYQRPRRPLVVFTPKAMLRLRGATSPVEDFLEGRFEPVLDDNRGVDKGAVTRVLLHAGKIHWDLRAELDKNPNPQIALVRLEQYYPAPIEELTRVLGEYPNAELVWVQDEPENQGAWPFIALEVADQLGGRSIRRISRAAAASTATGSPKVHANEHAAIMKEALAR from the coding sequence GTGTCGAGCCAGGTGACGGGCGTCGGTACTTCGAGCGAGGGCGAGTTCGGCGCGAACGAGTGGCTCGTAGACGAACTCTACGAACAGTTCAAAGTCGACAAGCACTCCGTAGACAAGGCCTGGTGGCCGATTCTGGAGGCGTACCACCCGGTCGTCGATGGATCCTCCGCCGCCGCTCCCCCGCCCTCCGCGCCGCAGGCGCCGGCGGCGTCCGAGCCCAAGCCGGTGACGGCTCCCATCCCCGTGGTCGGTCAGGCGCCGGTCGCCCGCACCACGGCGAAGCCGGCCAAGCCGCAGCCGATCCCGGCGCAGGCGCCCAGCGTGGTGCCCTCCGCCGCCGGAGAGAGCACCGAAGAAGACCGCGTGACGGTCCTCAAGGGCATGCCGAAGGCCCTGGCGTCCAACATGGACGACTCGCTCACGGTGCCCACCGCGACCAGCGTGCGCACGATCCCGGCGAAGCTGATGATCGACAATCGCATCGTCATCAACAACCACATGTCACGCACGCGCGGCGGCAAGGTGAGCTTCACGCACCTCATCGGCTGGGCGCTGATCCAGGCGCTCAAGGAGTTCCCCAGCCAGAACGTGTACTACGCCGAGATCGACGGCAAGCCCTCGGTCGTGGCCCCCGCGCACGTCAACCTCGGCATCGCGATCGACATGCCCAAGCCTGACGGGTCGCGCGCCCTCCTCGTCCCGAGCATCAAGCGGGCCGACACCCTCACGTTCGGCGAGTTCCTCGCCTCGTACGAAGACCTCGTGCGCCGCGCCCGCACCAACAAGCTGACCCCCGCCGACTTCCAGGGCACCACGGTCTCGCTCACCAACCCCGGCGGCATCGGAACGGTCCACTCGGTCCCCCGCCTCATGCGCGGTCAGGGCGCGATCATCGGCGCCGGTGCGCTCGACTACCCCGCCGAGTTCATGGGCGCGAGCGAGAAGACGCTCAACGAGCTGGCGATCGGCAAGACGATCACGCTGACCAGCACCTACGACCACCGGGTCATCCAGGGCGCCGGCTCGGGCGAGTTCCTCAAGAAGGTCCACGAGCTGCTCATCGGGCAGCGCGGCTTCTACGACGACATCTTCGCCGCCCTGCGCATCCCCTACGCGCCCATCCACTGGGCCGCCGACATCAGCGTCGACATCTCCGAGCGAATCGACAAGAGCGCCCGCGTGCAGGAGCTCATCAACTCCTTCCGCGTGCGCGGCCACCTCATGGCCGACATCGACCCGCTCGAGTACGTCCAGCGCACGCACCCCGACCTCGAGATCGAATCGCACGGGCTGACCTTCTGGGATCTCGACCGCGAGTTCGTGACCGGTGGTCTCGGCAACAAGCGCGTCGCCAAGCTGCGTGACATCCTCGGCGTGCTGCGCGACTCCTACTGCCGCACCATGGGCGTCGAGTACATGCACATCCAGGACCCGGCCCAGCGTCAGTGGTTCCAGAGCAACCTCGAGGTCAAGTACACCAAGCCCGGCCACGACGAGCAGCTGCGCATCCTGTCGAAGCTGAACCAGGCCGAGGCGTTCGAGACGTTCCTGCAGACCAAATACGTCGGTCAGAAGCGCTTCAGCCTCGAGGGCGGCGAGTCCCTCATCCCCCTGCTCGACCAGATCCTCCAGGGTGCGGCCTCCGCCGGACTCGACGGGGCCGCCATCGGCATGGCCCACCGCGGGCGTCTGAACGTGCTCACCAACATCGCGGGCAAGACCTACGGGCATGTGTTCCGCGAGTTCGAGGGCGCGGTCGCGATCGGCAGCAAGCGCGGCTCCGGAGACGTCAAGTACCACCTCGGCACCGAGGGCACCTTCGTCGGTGACGCGGGCGACGAGCTCCCCGTGTACCTGGCGGCAAACCCCTCGCACCTCGAGACCGTCGACGGCGTGCTCGAGGGCATCGTCCGCGCCAAGCAGGACCGCAAGCCCATCGGCACGTTCTCGTGGCTGCCCATCCTCGTGCACGGCGACGCCGCGTTCGCGGGTCAGGGCGTCGTGGTCGAGACGCTGCAGATGTCGCAGCTGCGCGGCTACCGCACCGGCGGCACGATCCACGTGGTCGTCAACAACCAGGTCGGCTTCACCACGACGCCGACCGACGCCCGCACCTCGGTGTACGCCACCGACGTCGCCAAAACGATCCAGGCTCCGATCCTGCACGTGAACGGCGACGACCCCGAGGCCGTCGTCCGCGCCGCGGAGCTCGCGTTCATGTACCGCGAGGAGTTCCACCGCGACATCGTGATCGACCTCGTCTGCTACCGCCGCCGCGGTCACAACGAGGGCGACGACCCCTCGATGACCCAGCCCCTGATGACGAACCTCATCGAGGCGAAGCGTTCGGTCCGCCGTCTCTACACCGAGTCGCTCGTCGGCCGCGGTGACATCACCGAAGACGAGTACGAGCAGGCGAAGCAGGACTTCCAGAACCGCCTCGAGGTCGCCTTCGCCGACACGCACGAGGCCGAGACCGGTGCGAACCCCGTCGTCACCATCGACGCGGCCGAAGAGCCGGCGGTGGGCGCTCCCGAGACCACGGGTGTCTCGCGCGAGGTCGTCCAGCACATCGGCGATGCCTTCGTGAACAAGCCCGACGGCTTCACGGTGCACACCAAGCTCCAGCAGCTGCTCGAGAAGCGCCACGACATGAGCCGTAACGGCAACATCGACTGGGCTTTCGGTGAGCTCCTCGCCTTCGGCTCGGTGCTGATGGAGGGCACCCCGGTGCGCCTCGCAGGTCAGGACTCGCGTCGCGGCACCTTCGTGCAGCGTCACTCGGTGCTCCACGATCGCGACAACGGCCAGGAGTGGCTGCCCCTCGCGAACCTCAGCGAGAACCAGGGCCGTTTCTGGGTCTACGACTCGCTGCTGAGCGAGTACGCCGCCATGGCGTTCGAGTACGGCTACTCGGTCGAGCGCTCCGACGCGCTCGTGCTGTGGGAGGCGCAGTTCGGAGACTTCGCCAACGGCGCCCAGTCGGTCATCGACGAGTTCATCTCGTCGGCCGACCAGAAGTGGGCGCAGCAGTCGAGCGTCGTGCTGCTGCTCCCCCACGGCTACGAGGGCCAGGGACCAGACCACTCGTCGGCCCGCATCGAGCGCTACCTGCAGATGTGCGCGCAGGACAACATGATCGTCGCGCGCCCCTCGACCCCCGCGTCGTACTTCCACCTGCTGCGTCGTCAGGCCTACCAGCGTCCCCGTCGCCCGCTCGTGGTCTTCACCCCGAAGGCGATGCTGCGTCTGCGCGGCGCGACGAGCCCCGTAGAGGACTTCCTCGAGGGTCGCTTCGAGCCCGTGCTCGACGACAACCGCGGGGTCGACAAGGGCGCCGTCACGCGTGTCCTGCTGCACGCGGGCAAGATCCACTGGGATCTGCGCGCCGAGCTCGACAAGAACCCGAACCCCCAGATCGCCCTCGTGCGCCTGGAGCAGTACTACCCGGCGCCCATCGAGGAGCTGACCCGCGTCCTCGGCGAGTACCCCAACGCCGAGCTGGTGTGGGTGCAGGACGAGCCCGAGAACCAGGGGGCGTGGCCGTTCATCGCCCTCGAGGTCGCCGATCAGCTCGGCGGCCGCTCGATCCGCCGCATCTCGCGCGCCGCCGCGGCCTCGACCGCGACGGGTTCGCCGAAGGTGCACGCCAACGAGCACGCCGCGATCATGAAAGAAGCGCTCGCGCGCTGA
- a CDS encoding alpha/beta hydrolase, with protein MNKFILSFELIDSPMLLISGIIAALGVIAVVVWRPRRIVSTLVIGIAAGVVMFVVAKVLEAMNTFQGPLPGAAIWWASGSMLAVAIGIVGIFRAPWPRRVLGVVAVIASLLAGVLGVNTSYGVTHNLAAILGVQALDPASLPQQDAVAEDPATLYQTWEPPADMPAKGSVSALTGSTKIPTGQYAARDASLYLPPAAQVAKPPALPLLVFMMGQPGSPDPTALAKELDAFAGKNKGLAPIAIVVDQLTAPDRDPTCVDSAKYGAVATYINQLVPQWAEKNLNITTDHKYWTIGGFSNGGSCAALYGAKYPGTWGQMLDVMGNEFPGSEHVDQTVKDVYSGDAGAFQANKPSVVMAAAAPGTFSGHTAIFTWGSEDKTYGPGQLANSKAAEAAGFTVQTHIVEGAGHTGEALDGSLAWAIPALAPTLGLAAPAS; from the coding sequence GTGAACAAGTTCATCCTGTCGTTCGAACTGATCGACAGCCCCATGCTGCTCATCAGCGGCATCATCGCGGCTCTCGGCGTGATCGCCGTCGTGGTGTGGCGCCCGCGTCGGATCGTGAGCACGCTCGTGATCGGGATCGCTGCCGGCGTCGTGATGTTCGTGGTCGCGAAGGTCCTCGAGGCGATGAACACCTTCCAGGGTCCGTTGCCCGGCGCGGCCATCTGGTGGGCATCAGGATCAATGCTCGCCGTCGCGATCGGCATCGTCGGGATCTTCCGCGCCCCGTGGCCGCGTCGCGTCCTCGGCGTCGTCGCCGTGATCGCCTCCCTGCTGGCGGGGGTCCTCGGCGTGAACACCTCGTACGGGGTCACCCACAACCTCGCCGCGATCCTCGGCGTCCAAGCCCTCGATCCGGCCTCTCTGCCGCAGCAGGACGCCGTCGCCGAAGATCCCGCCACGCTGTACCAGACGTGGGAGCCGCCGGCCGACATGCCGGCAAAGGGATCGGTCAGCGCTCTGACGGGGAGCACGAAGATCCCCACCGGGCAGTACGCCGCGCGCGACGCGTCGCTCTACCTGCCCCCCGCGGCCCAGGTCGCCAAGCCTCCCGCTCTCCCTCTACTGGTGTTCATGATGGGCCAGCCCGGCTCCCCCGACCCGACGGCGCTGGCCAAGGAGCTCGACGCCTTCGCCGGGAAGAACAAGGGACTCGCGCCCATCGCGATCGTTGTCGACCAGCTGACCGCACCGGATCGCGATCCGACGTGCGTCGACTCCGCTAAATACGGCGCCGTCGCGACCTACATCAATCAGCTCGTGCCGCAGTGGGCCGAGAAGAACCTCAACATCACCACCGACCACAAGTACTGGACCATCGGCGGGTTCTCCAACGGCGGCTCGTGCGCCGCGCTGTACGGGGCCAAGTACCCCGGCACGTGGGGGCAGATGCTCGACGTGATGGGCAATGAGTTCCCGGGGTCGGAGCACGTCGATCAGACGGTCAAGGACGTGTACAGCGGAGATGCCGGGGCCTTCCAGGCGAACAAGCCGTCGGTGGTCATGGCGGCCGCGGCGCCCGGGACGTTCAGCGGCCACACGGCGATCTTCACGTGGGGGAGCGAAGACAAGACCTACGGCCCGGGGCAGCTCGCGAACTCGAAGGCGGCGGAGGCCGCGGGATTCACGGTGCAGACGCACATCGTCGAGGGAGCCGGGCACACCGGCGAGGCTCTCGACGGCAGTCTGGCCTGGGCGATCCCGGCCTTGGCGCCCACGCTGGGGCTGGCTGCGCCGGCATCCTGA